Proteins from a genomic interval of Rhipicephalus microplus isolate Deutch F79 chromosome 6, USDA_Rmic, whole genome shotgun sequence:
- the LOC142765327 gene encoding uncharacterized protein LOC142765327 isoform X2: protein MSPVRSDRGRLLTFCTFAFQVLAVVTAFVDRGYWQQTEEIGLLDRIRERAIVAGAAVPQDSSNPGDGSNGARGGVTSAIPCDLFNRTEWSCWLMWPLNRTSRLQLRLSVADDALDRRRLRVAWRRKHKIRGQNLYAVEEITESSNAGWLRSASLTMRDPLALELSPVSDRDRFLNKIQAFVYVRRGETDDDVNASGLEEVLYGQLTYVIDSPPKEVTPLEGSQEAVLALEDHVALPPDGAMIEWKVQSRQTLKLCRQRQRVTL from the exons GTGCTGGCGGTGGTGACGGCATTTGTCGACCGGGGCTACTGGCAGCAGACCGAGGAAATCGGTTTGCTGGACAGGATTCGCGAGCGTGCCATCGTAGCTGGCGCTGCTGTTCCACAGGATTCTAGCAATCCAGGTGACGG GTCGAATGGTGCTAGAGGAGGTGTGACGTCGGCGATTCCCTGTGACCTCTTCAACCGAACCGAATGGAGCTGCTGGTTGATGTGGCCACTGAATCgaacctcgcgtcttcaactgAGGCTAAGCGTGGCCGACGACGCGCTCGATCGGCGACGGCTACGAGTGGCGTGGAGACGGAAGCACAAGATACGGGGCCAGAACCTGTACGCCGTCGAAGAGATCACCGAGAGTTCAA ACGCAGGCTGGCTTCGAAGTGCGTCCCTGACCATGCGCGATCCTCTCGCTCTCGAACTGAGCCCCGTGTCGGATCGGGATCGCTTCCTGAACAAGATACAGGCATTTGTGTACGTGCGGCGTGGTGAAACAGATGACGACGTCAACGCCTCGGGCCTCGAAGAGGTGCTGTATGGTCAGCTTACCTACGTCATTGACTCGCCTCCAAAGG AGGTAACACCGCTTGAGGGATCCCAGGAAGCTGTTCTCGCACTGGAGGATCATGTGGCGCTCCCCCCCGACGGTGCCATGATCGAATGGAAG GTCCAGTCACGACAAACACTCAAATTATGCCGTCAACGACAGAGGGTGACACTGTGA
- the LOC142765327 gene encoding uncharacterized protein LOC142765327 isoform X4: MEGPVTTNTQIMPSTTEGDTVIHLAVKLDSQPAPGAADTGDEYTVVQTNVSVSNGQVAQVALGDRPDSGNRPQVAVQPRRKVPQPVPNPPSPAVDFTSNVCFRLIRGENGVPSVVPCESISSTTTPLPKTSMTTETRRREPPLRWRHHRPRGGSADEFLSMEYPRAGHRSRGADEAGKLPSTPSQQDLLRADVDGLQPCRADEECSRHASCVVPLGATKGRCVCDRGFLGNGLFCWESFYL; the protein is encoded by the exons ATGGAAG GTCCAGTCACGACAAACACTCAAATTATGCCGTCAACGACAGAGGGTGACACTGTGATCCACCTGGCCGTTAAGCTGGACTCGCAACCGGCACCTGGGGCCGCAGACACCGGAGACGAGTATACCGTGGTTCAGACCAACGTGAGTGTCAGCAACGGCCAAGTAGCGCAGGTGGCGCTAGGTGACCGTCCAGATTCGGGAAACCGGCCACAAGTGGCAGTTCAACCGCGACGCAAAGTGCCCCAGCCGGTACCGAACCCGCCGTCGCCAGCGGTGGACTTCACGAGCAACGTCTGCTTCCGCTTGATCCGCGGCGAGAACGGCGTTCCCAGTGTCGTTCCTTGCGAGTCTATCTCGTCCACCACAACGCCGCTGCCGAAAACGTCAATGACGACTGAAACTCGCCGCCGCGAGCCACCG TTGCGTTGGAGACACCATCGACCTCGAGGTGGCAGCGCGGACGAGTTTTTGAGCATGGAGTACCCGCGTGCAGGACACCGTTCGCGCGGTGCAGACGAGGCGGGCAAGCTACCCTCCACTCCCAGTCAACAAGACCTACTACGTGCCGACGTGGACGGCCTGCAGCCGTGCCGAGCCGATGAAGAGTGCAGTCGGCACGCTTCTTGCGTAGTGCCGTTGGGCGCAACCAAGGGACGCTGCGTCTGCGACCGCGGTTTTTTGGGAAACGGTTTGTTCTGCTGGGAGAGCTTCTACCTGTGA
- the LOC142765327 gene encoding uncharacterized protein LOC142765327 isoform X5, translated as MQRRLTRVRFTAPPPNVRLLAGGRLALVSFTGSLSADRTGTALPLSLSCGVFAKDGRFYAMRHFVVASSAAWQGPVTTNTQIMPSTTEGDTVIHLAVKLDSQPAPGAADTGDEYTVVQTNVSVSNGQVAQVALGDRPDSGNRPQVAVQPRRKVPQPVPNPPSPAVDFTSNVCFRLIRGENGVPSVVPCESISSTTTPLPKTSMTTETRRREPPVCLPDCIRSCVGDTIDLEVAARTSF; from the exons ATGCAGCGCAGGCTTACTAGAGTTCGCTTCACGGCGCCTCCGCCGAATGTGCGACTACTGGCAGGCGGTCGCTTGGCCCTGGTCTCGTTCACCGGAAGTTTGTCAGCCGATCGCACCGGCACGGCGTTACCACTCAGCCTGTCTTGCGGGGTGTTCGCCAAGGACGGCCGCTTCTACGCCATGCGTCATTTCGTGGTGGCCTCTTCCGCTGCGTGGCAGG GTCCAGTCACGACAAACACTCAAATTATGCCGTCAACGACAGAGGGTGACACTGTGATCCACCTGGCCGTTAAGCTGGACTCGCAACCGGCACCTGGGGCCGCAGACACCGGAGACGAGTATACCGTGGTTCAGACCAACGTGAGTGTCAGCAACGGCCAAGTAGCGCAGGTGGCGCTAGGTGACCGTCCAGATTCGGGAAACCGGCCACAAGTGGCAGTTCAACCGCGACGCAAAGTGCCCCAGCCGGTACCGAACCCGCCGTCGCCAGCGGTGGACTTCACGAGCAACGTCTGCTTCCGCTTGATCCGCGGCGAGAACGGCGTTCCCAGTGTCGTTCCTTGCGAGTCTATCTCGTCCACCACAACGCCGCTGCCGAAAACGTCAATGACGACTGAAACTCGCCGCCGCGAGCCACCG GTCTGTCTTCCTGATTGCATCCGCAGTTGCGTTGGAGACACCATCGACCTCGAGGTGGCAGCGCGGACGAGTTTTTGA
- the LOC142765327 gene encoding uncharacterized protein LOC142765327 isoform X6 has protein sequence MPSTTEGDTVIHLAVKLDSQPAPGAADTGDEYTVVQTNVSVSNGQVAQVALGDRPDSGNRPQVAVQPRRKVPQPVPNPPSPAVDFTSNVCFRLIRGENGVPSVVPCESISSTTTPLPKTSMTTETRRREPPLRWRHHRPRGGSADEFLSMEYPRAGHRSRGADEAGKLPSTPSQQDLLRADVDGLQPCRADEECSRHASCVVPLGATKGRCVCDRGFLGNGLFCWESFYL, from the exons ATGCCGTCAACGACAGAGGGTGACACTGTGATCCACCTGGCCGTTAAGCTGGACTCGCAACCGGCACCTGGGGCCGCAGACACCGGAGACGAGTATACCGTGGTTCAGACCAACGTGAGTGTCAGCAACGGCCAAGTAGCGCAGGTGGCGCTAGGTGACCGTCCAGATTCGGGAAACCGGCCACAAGTGGCAGTTCAACCGCGACGCAAAGTGCCCCAGCCGGTACCGAACCCGCCGTCGCCAGCGGTGGACTTCACGAGCAACGTCTGCTTCCGCTTGATCCGCGGCGAGAACGGCGTTCCCAGTGTCGTTCCTTGCGAGTCTATCTCGTCCACCACAACGCCGCTGCCGAAAACGTCAATGACGACTGAAACTCGCCGCCGCGAGCCACCG TTGCGTTGGAGACACCATCGACCTCGAGGTGGCAGCGCGGACGAGTTTTTGAGCATGGAGTACCCGCGTGCAGGACACCGTTCGCGCGGTGCAGACGAGGCGGGCAAGCTACCCTCCACTCCCAGTCAACAAGACCTACTACGTGCCGACGTGGACGGCCTGCAGCCGTGCCGAGCCGATGAAGAGTGCAGTCGGCACGCTTCTTGCGTAGTGCCGTTGGGCGCAACCAAGGGACGCTGCGTCTGCGACCGCGGTTTTTTGGGAAACGGTTTGTTCTGCTGGGAGAGCTTCTACCTGTGA
- the LOC142765327 gene encoding uncharacterized protein LOC142765327 isoform X3, which yields MSPVRSDRGRLLTFCTFAFQVLAVVTAFVDRGYWQQTEEIGLLDRIRERAIVAGAAVPQDSSNPGDGSNGARGGVTSAIPCDLFNRTEWSCWLMWPLNRTSRLQLRLSVADDALDRRRLRVAWRRKHKIRGQNLYAVEEITESSSWLRSASLTMRDPLALELSPVSDRDRFLNKIQAFVYVRRGETDDDVNASGLEEVLYGQLTYVIDSPPKEVTPLEGSQEAVLALEDHVALPPDGAMIEWKVQSRQTLKLCRQRQRVTL from the exons GTGCTGGCGGTGGTGACGGCATTTGTCGACCGGGGCTACTGGCAGCAGACCGAGGAAATCGGTTTGCTGGACAGGATTCGCGAGCGTGCCATCGTAGCTGGCGCTGCTGTTCCACAGGATTCTAGCAATCCAGGTGACGG GTCGAATGGTGCTAGAGGAGGTGTGACGTCGGCGATTCCCTGTGACCTCTTCAACCGAACCGAATGGAGCTGCTGGTTGATGTGGCCACTGAATCgaacctcgcgtcttcaactgAGGCTAAGCGTGGCCGACGACGCGCTCGATCGGCGACGGCTACGAGTGGCGTGGAGACGGAAGCACAAGATACGGGGCCAGAACCTGTACGCCGTCGAAGAGATCACCGAGAGTTCAA GCTGGCTTCGAAGTGCGTCCCTGACCATGCGCGATCCTCTCGCTCTCGAACTGAGCCCCGTGTCGGATCGGGATCGCTTCCTGAACAAGATACAGGCATTTGTGTACGTGCGGCGTGGTGAAACAGATGACGACGTCAACGCCTCGGGCCTCGAAGAGGTGCTGTATGGTCAGCTTACCTACGTCATTGACTCGCCTCCAAAGG AGGTAACACCGCTTGAGGGATCCCAGGAAGCTGTTCTCGCACTGGAGGATCATGTGGCGCTCCCCCCCGACGGTGCCATGATCGAATGGAAG GTCCAGTCACGACAAACACTCAAATTATGCCGTCAACGACAGAGGGTGACACTGTGA
- the LOC142765327 gene encoding uncharacterized protein LOC142765327 isoform X1, with protein sequence MQRRLTRVRFTAPPPNVRLLAGGRLALVSFTGSLSADRTGTALPLSLSCGVFAKDGRFYAMRHFVVASSAAWQGPVTTNTQIMPSTTEGDTVIHLAVKLDSQPAPGAADTGDEYTVVQTNVSVSNGQVAQVALGDRPDSGNRPQVAVQPRRKVPQPVPNPPSPAVDFTSNVCFRLIRGENGVPSVVPCESISSTTTPLPKTSMTTETRRREPPLRWRHHRPRGGSADEFLSMEYPRAGHRSRGADEAGKLPSTPSQQDLLRADVDGLQPCRADEECSRHASCVVPLGATKGRCVCDRGFLGNGLFCWESFYL encoded by the exons ATGCAGCGCAGGCTTACTAGAGTTCGCTTCACGGCGCCTCCGCCGAATGTGCGACTACTGGCAGGCGGTCGCTTGGCCCTGGTCTCGTTCACCGGAAGTTTGTCAGCCGATCGCACCGGCACGGCGTTACCACTCAGCCTGTCTTGCGGGGTGTTCGCCAAGGACGGCCGCTTCTACGCCATGCGTCATTTCGTGGTGGCCTCTTCCGCTGCGTGGCAGG GTCCAGTCACGACAAACACTCAAATTATGCCGTCAACGACAGAGGGTGACACTGTGATCCACCTGGCCGTTAAGCTGGACTCGCAACCGGCACCTGGGGCCGCAGACACCGGAGACGAGTATACCGTGGTTCAGACCAACGTGAGTGTCAGCAACGGCCAAGTAGCGCAGGTGGCGCTAGGTGACCGTCCAGATTCGGGAAACCGGCCACAAGTGGCAGTTCAACCGCGACGCAAAGTGCCCCAGCCGGTACCGAACCCGCCGTCGCCAGCGGTGGACTTCACGAGCAACGTCTGCTTCCGCTTGATCCGCGGCGAGAACGGCGTTCCCAGTGTCGTTCCTTGCGAGTCTATCTCGTCCACCACAACGCCGCTGCCGAAAACGTCAATGACGACTGAAACTCGCCGCCGCGAGCCACCG TTGCGTTGGAGACACCATCGACCTCGAGGTGGCAGCGCGGACGAGTTTTTGAGCATGGAGTACCCGCGTGCAGGACACCGTTCGCGCGGTGCAGACGAGGCGGGCAAGCTACCCTCCACTCCCAGTCAACAAGACCTACTACGTGCCGACGTGGACGGCCTGCAGCCGTGCCGAGCCGATGAAGAGTGCAGTCGGCACGCTTCTTGCGTAGTGCCGTTGGGCGCAACCAAGGGACGCTGCGTCTGCGACCGCGGTTTTTTGGGAAACGGTTTGTTCTGCTGGGAGAGCTTCTACCTGTGA